The proteins below come from a single Oncorhynchus gorbuscha isolate QuinsamMale2020 ecotype Even-year linkage group LG12, OgorEven_v1.0, whole genome shotgun sequence genomic window:
- the LOC123991264 gene encoding SKI/DACH domain-containing protein 1-like: protein MGDLKFGFEEMQGVRLGYLLIKGKQMFALSQVFTDLLKNIPRTTVHKRMDHLNVKKHHCDLEELRKLKAINSIAFHAAKCTLISREDVEALYFSCKTERVLKSNKRKAKKASLPEGVGEGKLNADTHPAGLWREKVWLSLHSVPQTMSLKNKAGRREQPTLRPDSNLPQIYNKSLGRDYSSITKSSCKPFKNYETGQIPGNCVAFSQGHSFFRSVVSRQPVLFQSAIAAQSRLSATGDLLHKRKRRRGGGGGRDMGSSGARQSWSRTRHTHSHTYSHTHHPVLLVQPKCCRKPKTHYNHNRTTLSHFDIGHEFYLDHHDHHHRHPHQHVGGFPESYSSDTESSCYSERLNNDSDIGSSLSTSSNSGTSDEEDEEESPLESSEVSSDEESSSQSDSSSVSSQVSVQSIRFRRARFPSLNTTKNIITRTLPNAQSLSTTLSSTRTLPNAQSLSTTLSSTRTLPNAQSLSSTRTLPNAQSLSTTLSSTRNQSNSRTLSNSRTISHTNAPLLLQPTFHYSHQQQPSKPVGQFGTNQVDYDIPKKRPKYDFTAREAKQNTHTHRFSSPVTRGSYFTKRRDRKVPESQVQTQREIKRTEPVSRKLYALSPSPNPNGIKAVLPHRTTGHANKCPPVLSSHSAPDKDTKYPKPKNNKLSLATHLKSEVRISPNLKLPFLLKTIKTEPEELSVPAGPLPERSRAVKTPPFNLQNVKIKVEESYDEYEYYSQVSGFQCLGDEAVINNGQYYGGDIKQAAGCFNNETKAIESSAGAPKSSSGLQECGSTQDTPCPEEGEYKNGAGVRKNYRSLVLGKKPGISRVQQKQNVSKVDRTLSSRLVGKAEICEGNTEDLTGATKRKRASSNVAAPLKRPFSFMANFPAPPSLLVGSDGDLSPAYSLNSLGGPRPPPRSHPVWRWQPGGLPVPPPPAQRIRKCSRFFL from the coding sequence ATGGGAGACCTGAAGTTTGGGTTTGAGGAAATGCAGGGAGTGAGGCTGGGATACCTGCTGATAAAAGGAAAACAAATGTTCGCCCTCTCCCAGGTCTTCACCGACCTGCTGAAAAATATTCCCCGAACCACCGTGCACAAACGCATGGATCACCTGAACGTTAAAAAACATCACTGTGATTTGGAGGAGTTAAGAAAGCTCAAAGCAATCAATTCTATTGCTTTCCACGCGGCTAAATGTACTCTGATATCACGGGAGGACGTAGAGGCGCTTTATTTCTCCTGCAAAACGGAGCGCGTGTTAAAATCCAACAAAAGAAAAGCAAAGAAAGCCAGTTTACCGGAGGGTGTGGGCGAAGGCAAGCTCAACGCAGACACGCACCCTGCCGGGTTATGGAGGGAGAAAGTTTGGTTAAGTTTGCACAGCGTTCCACAGACTATGTCCCTCAAAAACAAAGCCGGCAGGAGAGAACAACCAACCTTGCGCCCCGACTCCAATCTACCTCAAATTTACAATAAATCCCTCGGTCGGGATTACTCCTCTATCACCAAATCATCATGTAAACCCTTTAAAAACTATGAAACTGGTCAAATACCGGGCAATTGCGTCGCGTTTAGCCAGGGACACTCGTTTTTCCGGAGCGTGGTCAGCCGGCAACCAGTGTTGTTTCAGTCCGCCATTGCTGCTCAGTCCAGGCTCTCTGCAACCGGCGACCTACTTCACAAAAGGAAGAGGAGGCGCGGGGGGGGCGGCGGCAGGGATATGGGCAGCAGCGGCGCGAGGCAGTCATGGAGCAggactagacacacacactcacacacttactctcacacacaccacccgGTGCTCCTCGTGCAGCCCAAGTGCTGCAGAAAGCCCAAAACACACTACAACCACAACCGGACAACTCTGAGCCATTTTGACATTGGACACGAGTTTTACCTCGACCACCACGATCACCACCATCGTCACCCGCATCAACATGTGGGGGGGTTCCCGGAGAGCTACAGCAGTGACACGGAGTCCAGTTGCTACTCAGAGCGCCTCAACAACGACTCCGACATCGGCTCCAGTTTATCGACCAGCAGCAACTCTGGGACCTCtgatgaggaggatgaagaggagagccCATTGGAGAGCTCTGAGGTCAGTTCTGATGAGGAGAGTTCATCTCAGTCTGATAGCAGCTCTGTGTCCAGCCAAGTGTCTGTCCAGTCTATCCGCTTCAGGAGGGCccggttcccctctctcaacACCACCAAAAATATCATCACTAGAACTCTGCCTAATGCTCAATCTCTCTCCACAACTCTCTCCAGCACTAGAACTCTGCCTAATGCCCAATCTCTCTCCACAACTCTCTCCAGCACTAGAACTCTGCCTAATGCCCAATCTCTCTCCAGCACTAGAACTCTGCCTAATGCCCAATCTCTCTCCACAACTCTCTCCAGCACTAGAAATCAGTCGAACTCTAGAACTCTATCCAACAGTAGAACTATCTCGCACACTAACGCACCTTTGCTCCTGCAGCCTACCTTCCACTACAGCCACCAGCAGCAGCCATCTAAACCGGTGGGCCAGTTTGGAACAAACCAGGTGGACTATGACATTCCGAAGAAACGACCGAAATATGACTTTACAGCCAGGGAGGCcaagcagaacacacacacacacaggttcagcTCGCCTGTCACCCGGGGGAGTTATTTCActaagaggagagacaggaaggttCCTGAGTCCCAGGTCCAGACCCAACGAGAGATAAAGCGAACCGAGCCTGTGTCCAGAAAATTGTACGCACTGAGCCCCTCACCTAACCCCAACGGAATAAAAGCGGTTCTTCCACACAGGACAACGGGACACGCAAACAAATGCCCCCCAGTTCTGAGCTCACACTCCGCGCCTGACAAAGACACAAAGTACCCCAAGCCTAAAAACAACAAGCTTTCATTAGCTACACATCTAAAAAGTGAGGTGAGAATCAGCCCCAACCTGAAACTGCCCTTTCTGCTCAAAACCATTAAGACTGAGCCGGAGGAGCTATCAGTGCCCGCGGGTCCCCTCCCCGAGCGCAGCAGGGCGGTCAAGACTCCCCCCTTCAACCTGCAGAATGTGAAAATCAAAGTGGAGGAGAGCTATGATGAATACGAATACTATAGCCAAGTCTCTGGTTTCCAATGCCTAGGAGACGAGGCGGTTATCAACAATGGCCAATACTACGGCGGCGACATCAAACAAGCTGCTGGCTGTTTCAACAACGAGACCAAAGCCATTGAAAGTTCTGCTGGGGCTCCCAAGTCCTCCTCCGGCTTGCAGGAATGCGGGAGCACTCAAGACACCCCTTGTCCCGAGGAAGGGGAGTATAAAAACGGAGCTggggtcaggaaaaactacaggAGTCTGGTGCTGGGGAAGAAGCCTGGAATTTCAAGGGTGCAGCAGAAACAGAACGTGTCTAAAGTTGACAGGACTTTGTCTTCTCGTCTCGTGGGCAAAGCTGAGATTTGTGAGGGAAATACTGAGGATCTAACAGGGGCGACTAAACGAAAACGCGCGTCCAGTAATGTAGCAGCCCCTCTGAAGAGGCCTTTCAGCTTCATGGCGAATTTCCCCGCTCCTCCGTCCCTGTTAGTGGGCAGCGACGGGGATTTAAGCCCTGCTTACTCTCTGAACTCTCTGGGGGGACCCCGACCTCCCCCTCGCTCTCACCCCGTGTGGCGATGGCAGCCTGGCGGTCTGCCTGTCCCTCCCCCACCCGCTCAGAGAATCAGGAAATGTTCACGCTTTTTTCTTTGA